The segment TaagcttccaaacttaattttcaccaattaagtcccaaatataattaatttaatctattaAGAGTCTAATTAAGTCCCtgtacttaattaatttttttaatttgaccgaaattaattcttaaacttaattaaacctttaattggatccatgattaaatcaaattaaatccaaattattttctatactTAGGGACTTAATATTTTGctagtttttctttaataacAAGATAAGTAAGTTCACATACaattgatcatttaaaaaaatatacctgTATTTCATATCATAATTACCAACAACACCACTCATGCGTAAATCTTTCTTAAGTTAGAATTTCATGGTTAACTTGTTTTGATCATCAATGAACTAACATAGAGAAAAAATCTATTTGAAAACTAGAGCCTTTGAAATATAGATGGAAACGAAAGCTAGATGAAGAATCTTAGGATTAGCTCTAGTAATAAATTTTTCCTTGGCTTTTCTACTATTGTAATGAGCAATCTTTgcctttttatatttctaacaatttcatcatgtaatctgtattttataattctttttagtgAAATCCAACTTATTTATATCTTAGTGTATTAATTCATAGACAAATAATACTCTTGATTTACTTTTACAATGTGTGAACAAATTGCTCATTTAGCTTAAACAAGTAGTCGTACTAAACTAACAACTCAATTCCTTATTAAAATGGCCTAATTCAAATTAGTACATAATATTTAATACTAAATAGagaataattttaagatttaatactaaataaagaataattttaagttGATCTTATATTTTCCTAAACAATAATGTTTATCTTTGATTTGActgattgtattttaaataacttaaattcaTGTTGTAATTAGAGAAACACAAAATCAAGATGATGAATGAAATGAAGCCTAAACATCATACTCTAAGCACAAATTATACTTGCTTAGAGTAGTATCATTCTTATAATCTTTAGACTGATCCTTTGATTCTTTTAAGGGTACCAACTTTTACACATCTCACATTGGGATCATGCTTTTTCAAATATCAATCATTGATTAATTGATATTGCATTTTCCCATCTTTATTTACTAGGTtatatgaacttttttttaagaaatttggcAACTATATATGAACCCTCCTAGTTTAGGAACTATTTGccaaattttagattttttttaccaatcaaAAGTATAGCCTTCCATACTAGATCTACTAACGAGaactttttattcaaacatgttatatattttttttaactttttttatatgttaataaatgatCTAGTACATGAAGTCTTACATCATCCAAGTTTTTTTAACTCTACTAGCATGGGTGGCTAGTAATCTAAACTATTCATGACTTATTATACAGGCCTTTTAAGTGATTTCAACTTGAGGTAACATGACATCATAACGATATGTTAGAGTGAATGATGAGGTTCTCAAAAAGATAGTTAGTGAAGTTTTTATgcccataacttttttttttttggatttgaggaAACCCCACCCCCCGGAAAGCGCACTTTATGGGCCCAgatgagtgagtaaaaccccggctgtcacaggctcttacaagaggtgcacgctctgactcgaactcgagacctgctgtgcaaatctcaagccctttgccacCACGCTACACCCATAACACTTATGATAAAGCATCAAGCCAAATTTTAGGATTTCCTTGTTCGATTTTGAATGTCAATAATTAAGTCTTTTTAATTGATCTTCTTTACTCGTTGACTTAAACATAATAAGGATTAGTATGGGCTATATTGAATCCATACTCTTGTGTGAATTGCTTCATATCCCTCCTAGTAAATATGACTCTTGGTTAATGAAGATGGTATCTAAGAGTCCAAACATTTAGATAATCTATTCTTTAAACAACTTTAATCATTATCTTAtgatcaatcaatcaataagaaatatataataagGTGTAGAATTGACTATCTTGTATCCATACTCCTGTGCAAGTTGCTTCATATCTTTCATAGTAAAATTAATCTTGGAAAATTAAGttaataatctcaaataaaaatcttaaatttaacccatttaattaatttgaacttGATAAATTACCTAAATTCCATGttaatcacctaaaaagataaaGCAAAACACAAAATAGATCCatgtaatacaaaaaaaaaaaagaacttaaaaTCCAAGTAAAACACAATGGATTAAATtctaaattaccaaaaaaaaacataaggattGATGAGGTCGAAGGATTGAATCCATCGTATGCAATGAATAAAAGAAGGCATGTGTTaggcatatttttttttaattttttttctatatttgtttttggataaGAATAGGATGATCAcatctaaaataattataatgttgAAGGCAGAAGGATCCTTTCAAATATTTCATGGGTATTAAGCAATATTAACTATTAATGACTTTAATTTCAATACAATCATCTAAAGTATCtatattataaattacatatatttatttaacatgGAATGATTATAGTAACAATGTTTCTAGTGTTTAAACCAACATTTCAAAATTctataataaatattcattagAGAGAGAATATAATAAAGTGAATAGTACAAGTAGGTGATTTTTTTAGTGAATAGTTAACAACTAAAAGTTTTTCAATATgcatttaaactttttttaaaatattagtagAAACATTTCTCATACTTTGCTCATCCATTGACTTTTAAAGCTAATAAAGTTTTAAGTGGATTGGGCTTTTTGCAATTGTGTTTTAGGCTAGTATATGATGAGTTTAAATGTAGGATTTATCTTTGGTCTTGgttattcctaaaaaaaaaagttttgtatcaaaataaaGGATCATTACAATTCTTTTTGCAATATGTGTCGTGAATGTCTTGGcttggcttttttattttttacttagtgACTAAAGTATTTATAGATTTTGGTCATGTTAGCTTACCTTATGAAAAGAATTGTAATGATAGAGAATAATTACTTTCTTGGATATTTGAGTATTTTGTTGTTATACAATGCTTTTCATTAGTAGAAATGTTAGCCTTAAAAGTGAGACAGGTCAAGTTATAACCATTGGTTAGAAAATAGGCACCCTAAGACATAAAAGATAACTATTGGTGTTAAATGGTTGATTTGCAGACAAGGAGTGTGGGCATAAAACTCGGACCAAGTATGCTTAAAATAACCATTACAGGTAAGGAGAGCAGGCCAtgttaacaaagaaaataagttgaGGGAAATACTCATTGAATGAGTGGGGAAACAATTGTTGTATTGTGGTGTGTGTTAGTGActtgagaataaaaaacaacatattgaGGTGTGTGTCTAAAAAGAATATTAGATAGCCCGTGTGGAGAGTCAGTACGggtgaggaaaagaaaaaaagataaagagaaaatgagagagaggGAAAAGCTAGTTTCTTGGTCCAAGCCTAAGCGGTAAGGATTTTCCAATCAAATAGATCTTTTCTGCTTGCACATAGCCCAAATAATTGGGGCTCTTTTTCTTTATACACCATTATTTGCCCctcatgttttttaaacaattatatttgaagatttaaTTAGCATAagtaagaggaaaaaaaaatatacatgtcaTGTTACATTTTCTTAGCATTTGTTAACATGAGTGTATCAAAGTTCTTCTTGTAATATTTGTTAGCATTTCTACAAGAGATATAAAAGTTTGACCAGTTTTGTGTTAAATCAAGGAACTATAAAGGCATGATGTTAATTTGCACACTTCAATTGTAACAAACAACTAGATGTGGGCATTCGTTACATCATGGGtccccattaatttttttataaaaaacaatgtgtAGGTGTcataaacacttttttttataaaaaaaacttaacgaCTCGAATTATAGTTTCAAGTGGTCAAATAAGctagtttattttaatcaaaataaaaaagacagtgACAGTAGaccgataaaaaataaataaattagcaaCCATGATAACTAGGGAAAAAACCTTTTCCAATAACAGAAAAATGATATTGTTCAATTTCTaaacaattaaataagaaatgatgaaattggataaaaaaaaggataaaaaaactagcGAGAGTAAACCCGAATTAGCATGATAAACATGTAATCTGGGCAATAAAAGGCAAGCTAGTCCAAGTTAACCCACCAAACACGTGTCCTAGATCATGAGGCTGACATAACttgatagaaaagaaatataagaaaaccacaaaactgatttaaaaaaaaaaactaatgttgaacaatgaaatcgaaaaagaaaataagccaaaaaattatgtcaaccccgttaacttttcaaactcgtgacccagGTTTTTAGACTAGAAGCATCATACATAGAAAAATCACGAAGCCTAGTCCTTAACACATCAAacgttaaagaatgaaattaaagaaaacaaaaggcaaacataaaaaaggatccaaaaaaaattgaattaaaagaatgaggataaaaatcaaaataaaaaataaattagatgacaACTATAAGTTTCTGAttggagggtgaaattaaaaataaaaataactttaacaaaatgacaaaaataatcaaaagaatgaggactaaattgaaaagcatGACATACCATAAATTTgggttgaatgatgaaattgaaaaccaataaaaactttacaaaatgaccaagaaagaaaatagaaatacaaaaaaataatgatcaaattgagaaaaaataataataacaatttagaattgaaggataaaattgaaaacaaataaaacttttacaaaagagccaataatataaattaaaaatcaaaagaataaggcaACAAAAAGGACCAAGTTGGAATTTTCAggggaggagaaagaaaaagaaaaacctaccAGTAAGAAACTGCTCCACAACCATCGACACGAGCTACACCAACTAGAAAAGAACGCGATGACGCTTCCAACTACACTATGGAAGGATATTTTCTATTGTCAGGAGGTGGTGCACGAAGTGCGCGTGCGTCGCATGCTTCAAGTCTCCAACATCCTTTTcgtttaaataataaatcattcttaaaatactaaattacccTCGATGAACCtagtaataacaaaaaagagtGAAAAGATCAAAAGGCCCAGACAcgcatggtttaatttttttgatttataggacaaacttgtcattttattgtatttagaaaaaaaaaaagaagtaaaactCCTAGCTTTCaactttaaaatttctttactaGAAGTgtaattaagtaattttattatgtttaaaaaattaaaaaaaaaacctatactcccgcataattttttaataattaataagccatataaaaaaaccaaaatacctCCTTTGCAAAAagtgtttgattttcttttaaatagcaAAATGATAATTATAGTGGTAGAAAAAGATGTTCAATGAACAAGTGAATTTATCTTACTAATACTTGTGccgtaaaaaacaaaagaatcaaGCTTGGCAGACTATGAGTGTAGGAGGACCAATAGTAATAGAGCTTGCAGTGCCTGCCAATTTAAGTGGAGTATAGTGATCGTAAAATGGATAGGCCTATCCAGCTTCAATCCACTTGGCATGCACAAATGACTCTCCAGATCTCTTAAGATAATACCGATTCTGCCACGTTTCCTAGTTAAGATTCATGCAAAAAGATCAAACACCCAGCTCTCTTGCAACCTGAAACAGAAACCAGTTAGTCGGGAACCAAAATCAAGGCTATGGCATCGCTAGCAACCTTTGCTGCAGTGCAACCAGCCACCATCAAAGGCCTTGGTGGTAGCTCCCTCAGTGGAACCAAGCTCCATGTTAAACCATCTCGCCAGGGCTTCAGACCCAAAAGCTTGAGGTACCAAAACTTTCTGGACTAGCTATGAAAAGCCTATATATTCcattttattgttcttttttcagCTTCATGGCATAGACTTCGGCAGGCTTCTGAACCATTGCtctgttttctttaaaaaaaaaaacaaaaaacaggagTGGTGCTGTGGTGGCAAAGTATGGTGACAAGAGTGTCTACTTTGATTTGGAGGATTTGGGCAACACTACTGGGCAATGGGACTTGTATGGATCTGATGCACCTTCACCATACAACCCTCTCCAGGTTTGACACCATTTTCTGTCAATTCCAATGATGAAAAGGCCttataagtaattctatcttcgCTTATTTTGCCCCAAGCTCTCAAATTTTTAATCTATTAGCAGTTCTTTTTTACGTTCTGTTGCACCACTTAATTAAACTAGGGAATGCAAAATGGTCAAAGCAAGGAAATTAAGGGGAAATTAGCTTAAACACCCTATTGTTTGAGCGTGAGGATACCTTTCGCCctgatttttcataaaattgcTCTTTGACCACGCTCAAAAGATCTTGCAAGGCATGTAAGTATTTTCACGCTCAAATATATAAGGTGTTTAACGTAATTTATCTGGAAATTATAGTTATTGATTAGTGCAAAATAAGTAGAATGGATTATTAGCCCTAAAGAATCAGTAGAATCCGGATTTATGGTTCGGATCTTATGCCACTAGTGCAAAATTATAGTTATTGATTACTCATATACAATTATGAGTATTGTAATGGTCAAGTAAATTCTATTAGTTTTGTCGAAATGAGATAGTCAGAGGCAACACACTCAATCCATGTCAAAGAGTAATTTGATATCCAAGTGGAAAGAAAAATCAGCAGGGTGCAGATGTTTTGGTGGTTTGTCATGTAAGGGCATGATTATTTAGATAATTAAGGCTTATTGCTCAGTGCCAGATTTTTACAGCAATTTTTTGTGTTGAACGAGTTACCACTTTTTTATTCCCAGAACCAATGGTGTTAATGTATCATTAGCCTTAAAGAATCAGTAGAATCCGGTCAA is part of the Populus nigra chromosome 8, ddPopNigr1.1, whole genome shotgun sequence genome and harbors:
- the LOC133702158 gene encoding photosystem I reaction center subunit VI-2, chloroplastic-like encodes the protein MASLATFAAVQPATIKGLGGSSLSGTKLHVKPSRQGFRPKSLRSGAVVAKYGDKSVYFDLEDLGNTTGQWDLYGSDAPSPYNPLQSKFFETFAAPFTKRGLLLKFLILGGGSTLAYFSATASGDILPIKKGPQLPPKLGPRGKL